One genomic segment of Rivularia sp. PCC 7116 includes these proteins:
- the der gene encoding ribosome biogenesis GTPase Der, giving the protein MSLPIVAIIGRPNVGKSTIVNRLAKQQSAIVHDEPGVTRDRTYLSAFWRDREFMVVDTGGLIFNDDTEFLPFIRQQAMVALSEASAAIFVVDGQTGATPADLEIAEWLRHHPVPVLLAVNKCESPDQGLMLAADFWQLGLGEPYPMSGIHGNGTGELLDELINFLPPVSEVTQDEEIKIAIIGRPNVGKSSLLNSFAGEERAIVSPISGTTRDAIDTFIEKDEQVYRLIDTAGIRKKKNIDYGTEFFSINRAFKAIRRSDVVLFVIDALDGITDQDQKLAGRIIDEGRACITVVNKWDAYEKDSYSVYDYQKYLSGRLHFSDWSETIFVSALTGQRVLKILDLVNQAIEQHRRRVSTSVINEVLEEAVRWHSPPASRSGKQGRIYYGTQVSTQPPTIALFVNEEKRFNDNYRRYIERQFREQLGFRGTPIRLLWRSKKVRETESNVRANRATKVWG; this is encoded by the coding sequence ATGAGTCTTCCTATAGTAGCCATCATCGGTCGTCCCAATGTAGGCAAATCAACTATAGTCAATCGTTTAGCTAAACAACAATCAGCTATCGTTCATGACGAACCAGGAGTCACCCGAGACAGAACGTACTTGAGTGCATTTTGGCGCGATCGCGAATTTATGGTGGTCGATACGGGTGGTTTGATATTCAATGACGATACGGAATTTTTACCGTTCATTCGTCAACAAGCAATGGTAGCTTTGTCTGAAGCGAGTGCAGCAATTTTTGTTGTAGATGGACAAACTGGTGCTACACCAGCAGATTTGGAAATAGCGGAATGGCTGCGACATCATCCGGTACCAGTATTACTCGCGGTCAATAAGTGCGAATCACCAGACCAAGGATTGATGTTAGCAGCCGATTTTTGGCAGTTGGGGTTGGGTGAACCTTATCCAATGTCGGGAATCCACGGTAATGGAACGGGAGAGTTATTAGATGAATTAATTAATTTTCTTCCTCCAGTTTCAGAAGTCACACAAGATGAAGAAATTAAAATTGCTATTATCGGCAGACCAAATGTTGGTAAATCAAGTTTATTAAACTCATTTGCTGGTGAAGAAAGAGCAATTGTTAGTCCAATTTCCGGTACCACTCGCGATGCTATTGATACCTTTATTGAAAAAGACGAACAAGTTTATCGTTTAATTGATACAGCGGGTATTAGAAAAAAGAAAAACATTGATTACGGTACCGAATTTTTTAGTATAAACCGTGCTTTTAAAGCAATTCGTCGTTCCGATGTGGTCTTATTTGTTATAGATGCTCTTGACGGAATCACCGACCAAGATCAAAAATTAGCTGGAAGAATAATCGATGAAGGTCGAGCTTGTATAACCGTTGTAAATAAATGGGATGCTTACGAAAAAGATTCTTACAGCGTTTATGACTACCAAAAATATTTATCCGGCAGGCTGCATTTTTCTGACTGGTCGGAAACAATTTTTGTGAGTGCTTTAACCGGACAGAGAGTACTCAAAATTTTAGATTTAGTTAATCAAGCAATCGAACAGCATAGAAGAAGAGTAAGTACTTCAGTAATTAACGAAGTATTAGAAGAAGCAGTACGTTGGCATTCACCACCGGCAAGTCGTAGCGGTAAACAAGGGAGAATTTACTACGGAACTCAAGTTAGCACCCAACCACCTACTATTGCTTTATTTGTGAATGAAGAAAAACGTTTTAACGATAATTACCGTCGTTACATCGAGCGTCAATTCCGAGAACAATTAGGCTTTAGAGGTACTCCGATTCGTCTTTTATGGAGAAGCAAGAAAGTTCGAGAAACCGAAAGCAATGTCAGAGCCAATAGAGCAACTAAAGTTTGGGGTTAA
- a CDS encoding NAD(P)-dependent oxidoreductase, which produces MSQKRILVTGASGCIGHYISESLIQETQHELYLLVRNPDKLQIDTSARPGVHVVQGDMQKVGDLAELLETIDVAVLTATAWGGTGTFDINVAKTIELLNLLDAQKCEQVIYFSTASVLDSKNQPLKEAGELGTDYIRSKFDCLRKFSKLAIESKITKVFPTLVVGGDENKPSSQITSGIPEVTKYVNLIRFLKADGSFHFIHAKDIATVVKHLIDNPPKEKEPRKYVLGQEKITANQAIEEICRYLDTKIYFRIPLSSSLADVIIKTFNIQMAAWDRFCMKYRHFSYEKITNPKTFNLPNHCHTMSDVLKTSGVKKK; this is translated from the coding sequence ATGAGCCAGAAGCGGATTTTAGTTACTGGTGCAAGCGGCTGTATAGGTCATTACATCAGCGAATCATTAATACAAGAAACCCAGCACGAACTGTATTTGTTAGTAAGAAATCCAGACAAATTGCAGATCGATACCTCAGCACGCCCTGGTGTCCATGTTGTGCAGGGAGATATGCAAAAAGTAGGGGATTTAGCTGAATTACTTGAAACTATAGATGTAGCTGTGTTAACAGCAACTGCTTGGGGTGGTACGGGAACTTTTGACATTAATGTAGCCAAGACAATTGAATTACTCAACCTGTTAGATGCCCAAAAATGCGAACAGGTGATATATTTCTCTACAGCAAGCGTTTTAGACAGTAAAAATCAACCTCTGAAGGAAGCAGGAGAATTAGGTACAGATTACATTCGCTCGAAATTCGATTGCTTAAGAAAATTTTCTAAACTAGCTATCGAATCCAAAATTACTAAAGTTTTTCCTACATTAGTTGTGGGTGGTGATGAAAATAAGCCATCATCTCAGATAACTTCGGGTATTCCTGAAGTCACAAAATATGTTAACTTGATTCGCTTTTTGAAAGCAGATGGTAGCTTTCACTTCATTCATGCCAAAGATATTGCTACCGTAGTCAAGCACCTGATTGATAATCCTCCTAAAGAGAAAGAGCCAAGAAAGTACGTTTTAGGACAAGAAAAAATTACAGCAAACCAAGCAATAGAAGAAATTTGTAGATATTTGGATACAAAGATTTATTTCAGAATTCCTTTATCTTCATCTCTAGCAGATGTAATCATCAAGACTTTCAATATTCAGATGGCTGCATGGGATAGATTCTGTATGAAATATCGCCATTTTAGCTATGAAAAAATAACTAATCCCAAAACTTTCAATTTACCAAATCACTGCCACACAATGAGCGATGTTTTAAAGACAAGCGGTGTCAAGAAGAAATGA
- a CDS encoding RtcB family protein, whose amino-acid sequence MQPKNLKRLLRALSRQGLDVTYNNSTYSVRLSNKTNAPVAQVLLPENFPVEAKALKQLANLASVRHPAGGYVCKCHATPDFHPGDAGIAIGSVVQTENMVIPAATGSDINCGMRLHVADLTIDEFLAKRNQFVELMKGDYFFGTRDVTMSGLAMQALFEYGVPGWLDVMLDSPSGSVTKSNLEQLAAETDNIFLGGSMDGNWQLAPDELVPDEELVRDGGLATIGGGNHFVEVQRVDKVINSALAYAWGIKEGQIAFMIHSGSRHVGKYIGGMWRDKAVSAWEAGVKYPDSKIFPLSLNSHPELVAGYLQAEATAANYGFMNRLLLAELLRLRLREVYGDVEAPLVYDLPHNITLPVESKISRWITRKGACPANLGQPVIIPGSMGAYSYLCVGKGNHKFANSASHGAGRLRSRFELSRGGARETEEELGLTGVDCITLREERRIEEAPAAYKPIDSVIDVQLKAGIVDVVARLSPILTFKA is encoded by the coding sequence ATGCAGCCAAAAAATTTAAAGCGTCTCTTGCGTGCTTTGTCGCGGCAAGGTTTGGATGTAACTTACAATAATTCAACTTATTCGGTGCGGTTGAGTAATAAAACCAATGCACCTGTAGCACAAGTTTTATTACCTGAAAATTTTCCTGTAGAAGCAAAAGCCCTTAAGCAGTTAGCAAATCTTGCTAGTGTTCGTCATCCTGCTGGTGGTTATGTTTGCAAATGTCATGCTACACCGGATTTTCATCCAGGTGATGCTGGGATTGCTATCGGTTCGGTGGTACAAACTGAAAACATGGTGATTCCTGCCGCTACCGGTTCGGATATCAACTGTGGAATGCGCTTACATGTAGCTGATTTAACTATTGATGAGTTTTTAGCAAAGCGCAATCAATTTGTAGAGTTGATGAAAGGGGATTACTTTTTCGGTACTCGCGATGTCACCATGTCAGGGTTAGCAATGCAGGCTTTATTTGAGTATGGGGTTCCCGGTTGGTTGGATGTAATGCTAGATTCACCTTCGGGAAGTGTGACAAAATCTAATTTAGAACAGCTCGCAGCAGAAACTGACAATATTTTCTTGGGTGGTTCGATGGATGGCAATTGGCAGCTTGCACCTGACGAACTCGTACCCGATGAAGAATTAGTACGTGATGGTGGACTCGCTACTATCGGCGGTGGGAACCATTTTGTAGAAGTTCAGCGCGTCGATAAAGTAATCAATTCAGCTTTAGCTTACGCTTGGGGAATCAAAGAAGGGCAAATTGCTTTTATGATTCACTCCGGCTCCCGTCATGTCGGAAAATATATTGGCGGAATGTGGCGAGATAAGGCTGTTTCGGCTTGGGAAGCGGGGGTGAAATATCCAGACTCTAAAATATTTCCGCTTTCACTAAATTCTCATCCCGAACTAGTTGCAGGTTATTTACAAGCTGAAGCAACTGCTGCAAACTACGGTTTTATGAATCGTTTGTTGTTAGCCGAATTACTGCGTTTGCGTTTGCGGGAAGTTTATGGAGATGTGGAAGCACCGTTAGTTTACGATTTGCCTCACAACATTACATTACCCGTTGAATCCAAAATCTCTAGGTGGATAACTCGTAAAGGTGCTTGTCCAGCGAATTTGGGGCAACCTGTAATTATTCCCGGTTCGATGGGTGCTTATTCTTACTTATGTGTAGGAAAAGGTAATCATAAATTTGCAAATTCTGCTTCTCATGGAGCGGGTAGATTGCGTAGTCGTTTTGAACTCAGTCGTGGAGGAGCAAGAGAAACTGAGGAAGAATTGGGGTTAACAGGAGTTGACTGTATTACTTTACGAGAAGAAAGACGAATTGAAGAAGCACCCGCAGCTTATAAACCAATTGATTCGGTAATTGATGTGCAGTTGAAAGCCGGAATTGTTGATGTTGTTGCTAGGTTGAGTCCGATTTTGACTTTTAAAGCTTAG
- a CDS encoding metallophosphoesterase → MKTHKLLFKAKFLLSRLTTNIFILGICVLLYAHFIEPNWIDINYVELKLPNLASEFNGYRIVQISDIHIDKRSKKQQLNHIFRLVNQQKPDLIAITGDFVTRRQMKFISKLEATLGQLNAVDKIVAVLGNHDYWANATKIAEVLEKNNVLNLDNKVYTLKRGNSILNIAGVDDVWVGKDRLDLVLQQLPSEGAAILLAHEPDFADTSALTNRFDLQLSGHSHAGQINLPFLSPPFLPGLGQKYYAGLYKIGTMFEYTNRGIGTTKLHLRFGSRPEITVFRLGSGEQEV, encoded by the coding sequence ATGAAAACTCATAAGCTGCTTTTTAAAGCTAAATTTTTACTATCAAGATTAACAACAAATATTTTTATTTTAGGTATTTGCGTTTTATTATACGCACATTTTATCGAACCTAATTGGATTGATATCAATTATGTAGAATTAAAATTACCAAATTTAGCTTCGGAATTTAATGGCTATCGGATTGTGCAAATCAGCGATATTCATATTGACAAACGAAGCAAAAAACAACAATTGAATCATATTTTCCGGCTCGTAAATCAACAAAAACCAGATTTAATTGCGATTACGGGAGATTTTGTTACTCGTCGTCAAATGAAATTTATTTCCAAACTAGAGGCTACTTTAGGTCAACTTAATGCTGTAGATAAAATAGTGGCAGTATTGGGCAATCACGATTACTGGGCAAATGCAACAAAAATTGCGGAAGTACTAGAAAAAAATAATGTTTTAAATCTTGATAACAAGGTTTACACCCTAAAACGGGGAAATTCCATACTTAATATCGCTGGTGTTGATGATGTTTGGGTAGGAAAAGACCGTTTAGACTTGGTTTTACAACAATTACCTTCAGAAGGTGCAGCGATTTTATTGGCACACGAACCAGATTTTGCAGATACCAGCGCTTTAACAAATCGCTTTGATTTACAATTATCGGGACATTCCCATGCAGGACAAATCAATTTACCTTTTTTAAGCCCACCCTTTCTACCAGGTTTAGGACAAAAGTATTATGCCGGACTTTATAAAATAGGAACAATGTTTGAATATACCAATAGAGGTATAGGTACGACCAAACTGCATTTAAGATTTGGTTCGCGTCCGGAAATCACGGTATTTAGATTAGGGAGTGGGGAGCAAGAAGTTTAA
- a CDS encoding NTPase (NACHT family), translating into MVNFNPYLKSIRETYAQWWDYYTITDVVGKKRDEEKNLPPLLNNLMVEKVKQKQEEETERLTVLEGLLKYANDHVLLIGRPGSGKSTALLRLLLESAQNHLEINFQAKSESRLKTTESPTNS; encoded by the coding sequence GTGGTTAACTTCAATCCCTATCTAAAATCAATCCGCGAAACCTACGCTCAATGGTGGGATTATTACACCATTACTGATGTTGTGGGGAAGAAACGGGATGAGGAAAAAAATCTTCCTCCCCTCCTTAATAATTTGATGGTAGAGAAGGTTAAACAAAAGCAGGAAGAAGAAACCGAAAGATTAACAGTTTTAGAAGGTTTGCTTAAATACGCGAATGACCACGTATTATTAATAGGTCGTCCTGGTAGTGGTAAATCCACAGCATTATTGCGGTTATTGTTGGAATCAGCGCAAAATCACCTGGAAATTAATTTCCAGGCTAAAAGCGAAAGTCGTCTCAAGACGACTGAATCTCCTACAAATAGTTAG
- the hemE gene encoding uroporphyrinogen decarboxylase, which translates to MGVTSGTPHLLRAARGEIVNRPPVWMMRQAGRYMKAYRDLREKYPSFRQRSEIPEVAIEVSLQPWKAFQPDGVILFSDIVTPLPGIGIDMDVAEGKGPVIENPIRTQKQVDNLYSLQPEESLPFIKTILQALREEVGNKSTVLGFVGAPWTLAAYAVEGKGSKTYSIIKNMAFSEPAILHQLLAKLSDSIATYVRYQIDCGAQVVQMFDSWAGQLSPQDYETFALPYQKRVFEQVKQTHPDTPLILLVSGSAGLLERMSQSGADIINVDWTVDMADARRRLGKEMKVQGNLDPGVLFGSKEFIRDRIHDTVSKAGNWGHILNLGHGVLPTTPEENVAFFFETAKQLNTAKSEMLTAASK; encoded by the coding sequence ATGGGTGTAACTTCAGGCACGCCTCACTTGCTTCGAGCAGCTCGCGGTGAAATCGTAAACCGTCCCCCTGTATGGATGATGCGACAAGCGGGACGATATATGAAAGCTTATCGGGACTTAAGGGAAAAATATCCTTCCTTTCGCCAGCGCTCGGAAATTCCCGAAGTGGCAATTGAAGTTTCCCTACAACCTTGGAAAGCTTTTCAACCCGATGGCGTAATTCTGTTTTCCGATATCGTTACTCCTTTGCCAGGTATCGGTATTGATATGGATGTCGCTGAAGGAAAAGGTCCCGTTATTGAAAATCCTATTCGTACTCAAAAGCAAGTTGATAACCTATATTCCTTGCAACCAGAAGAATCCTTGCCATTTATAAAAACTATTTTGCAAGCGTTGCGAGAAGAAGTAGGAAATAAATCAACTGTACTAGGTTTTGTTGGTGCCCCGTGGACTTTAGCCGCTTATGCAGTAGAAGGAAAAGGTTCTAAAACCTATTCTATTATTAAGAATATGGCTTTCTCCGAACCAGCCATATTACATCAGCTCCTAGCTAAACTTTCGGATTCAATCGCTACATACGTCCGCTATCAAATTGACTGCGGCGCTCAAGTAGTACAGATGTTTGATTCTTGGGCAGGTCAACTAAGTCCTCAAGATTACGAAACCTTTGCTTTACCATATCAAAAAAGAGTATTTGAGCAAGTAAAGCAAACTCATCCAGATACACCATTGATTCTTTTAGTTAGTGGAAGTGCAGGTTTACTAGAAAGAATGAGCCAATCCGGTGCTGACATAATCAACGTAGACTGGACGGTTGATATGGCAGATGCGCGTCGGAGATTGGGCAAAGAAATGAAAGTGCAGGGAAATCTCGATCCCGGAGTACTTTTCGGTTCCAAAGAATTTATTCGCGATCGCATTCACGACACCGTTAGCAAAGCCGGAAATTGGGGACATATTCTTAACCTTGGACACGGTGTTTTACCCACTACACCAGAAGAAAATGTTGCATTCTTCTTTGAGACTGCTAAGCAATTGAACACGGCAAAAAGTGAAATGCTAACTGCTGCAAGCAAGTAG